The Canis aureus isolate CA01 chromosome 11, VMU_Caureus_v.1.0, whole genome shotgun sequence genome has a segment encoding these proteins:
- the ZAP70 gene encoding tyrosine-protein kinase ZAP-70 isoform X1 gives MPDPAAHLPFFYGSISRAEAEEHLKLAGMADGLFLLRQCLRSLGGYVLSLVHNVRFHHFPIERQLNGTYAIAGGKAHCGPAELCEFYSRDPDGLPCNLRKPCNRPSGLEPQPGVFDCLRDAMVRDYVRQTWKLEGEALEQAIISQAPQVEKLIATTAHERMPWYHSSLTREEAERKLYSGSQTDGKFLLRPRKEQGTYALSLIYGKTVYHYLISQDKAGKYCIPEGTKFDTLWQLVEYLKLKADGLIYCLKDACPNTNASSEAAAPTLPAHPSTFTQAHRRIDTLNSDGYTPEPARLASSEKAQSMPMDTSVYESPYSDPEELKDKKLFLKRENLLMADIELGCGNFGSVRQGVYRMRKKQIDVAIKVLKHSTEKTDKDEMMREAQIMHQLDNPYIVRLIGVCQAEALMLVMEMAGGGPLHKFLLGKKEEIPISNVAELLHQVSMGMKYLEEKNFVHRDLAARNVLLVNRHYAKISDFGLSKALGADDSYYTHLSILRPAQRGSGHSSGMRPSASTSASSPAAVMSGATGSPCGRPSPMARSPTRQAGAEKMKGPEVIAFIEQGKRMECPLECPPEMYTLMKDCWIYKWEDRPDFQAVEQRMRAYYYSVASKAEDLPGCGKGVEASSV, from the exons atGCCGGACCCCGCGGCGCACCTGCCCTTCTTCTACGGCAGCATCTCGCGCGCCGAGGCCGAGGAGCACCTGAAGCTGGCGGGCATGGCCGACGGGCTCTTCCTGCTGCGCCAGTGCCTGCGCTCGCTGGGCGGCTACGTGCTCTCCCTCGTGCACAACGTGCGCTTCCACCACTTCCCCATCGAGCGCCAGCTCAACGGCACCTACGCCATCGCCGGCGGCAAGGCGCACTGCGGCCCCGCCGAGCTCTGCGAGTTCTACTCGCGCGACCCCGACGGGCTGCCCTGCAACCTGCGCAAGCCGTGCAACCGGCCGTCCGGGCTCGAGCCGCAGCCCGGGGTCTTCGACTGCCTGCGCGACGCCATGGTGCGCGACTACGTGCGCCAGACGTGGAAGCTGGAG GGCGAGGCCCTGGAGCAGGCCATCATCAGCCAGGCTCCCCAGGTGGAGAAGCTCATTGCCACGACAGCTCATGAGCGGATGCCCTGGTACCACAGCAGCCTGACACGCGAGGAGGCAGAGCGCAAACTCTATTCGGGCTCGCAGACCGACGGCAAGTTCCT GTTGAGGCCCCGGAAGGAGCAGGGCACGTATGCACTGTCCCTGATCTATGGGAAAACAGTGTACCACTACCTCATCAGCCAGGACAAGGCAGGCAAATACTGTATTCCTGAGGGGACCAAGTTTGACACGCTCTGGCAG CTGGTAGAGTACCTGAAGCTAAAGGCAGATGGGCTCATCTACTGCCTGAAGGACGCTTGCCCCAACACCAACGCCAGCTCAG AGGCTGCTGCTCCCACACTTCCAGCCCACCCATCCACGTTCACCCAA GCTCACAGGCGGATTGACACCCTCAACTCAGATGGATACACCCCTGAACCAG CACGCCTAGCATCCTCAGAGAAAGCACAGTCAATGCCCATGGACACGAGTGTGTATGAGAGCCCCTACAGCGATCCTGAGGAGCTCAAGGACAAGAAGCTCTTCCTGAAGCGTGAGAACCTCCTCATGGCTGACATAGAACTCGGCTGTGGCAACTTTGGCTCAGTACGCCAGGGCGTCTACCGCATGCGCAA GAAGCAGATTGATGTGGCCATCAAGGTGCTGAAGCATAGCACGGAGAAGACAGACAAGGATGAGATGATGCGTGAGGCACAGATCATGCACCAGCTGGACAACCCCTACATTGTGCGGCTCATCGGTGTCTGCCAGGCCGAGGCCCTCATGCTCGTCATGGAGATGGCGGGCGGTGGGCCCCTGCACAAGTTCCTGCTTGGGAAGAA GGAGGAGATCCCTATCAGCAATGTGGCAGAGCTGCTGCACCAGGTGTCCATGGGGATGAAGTACCTGGAGGAGAAAAACTTTGTGCACCGTGACCTGGCGGCCCGCAATGTCCTGCTAGTCAACCGGCACTACGCCAAGATCAGTGACTTTGGTCTCTCCAAGGCACTGGGTGCCGACGACAGCTATTACACT CATCTCTCCATTCTCAGGCCCGCTCAGCGGGGAAGTGGCCACTCAAGTGGTATGCGCCCGAGTGCTTCAACTTCCGCAAGTTCTCCAGCCGCAGTGATGTCTGGAGCTACGGGGTCACCATGTGGGAGGCCTTCTCCTATGGCCAGAAGCCCTAcaaggcaggcaggggcagag AAGATGAAGGGCCCTGAGGTCATAGCCTTCATTGAGCAGGGCAAGAGGATGGAGTGCCCCCTAGAGTGTCCACCTGAAATGTACACACTCATGAAGGACTGTTGGATCTACAA GTGGGAGGACCGTCCAGACTTCCAAGCTGTGGAGCAGCGCATGCGGGCCTACTATTATAGCGTGGCAAGCAAGGCTGAGGACCTCCCGGGGTGTGGAAAGGGGGTTGAAGCTTCTTCTGTCTGA
- the ZAP70 gene encoding tyrosine-protein kinase ZAP-70 isoform X2 gives MPDPAAHLPFFYGSISRAEAEEHLKLAGMADGLFLLRQCLRSLGGYVLSLVHNVRFHHFPIERQLNGTYAIAGGKAHCGPAELCEFYSRDPDGLPCNLRKPCNRPSGLEPQPGVFDCLRDAMVRDYVRQTWKLEGEALEQAIISQAPQVEKLIATTAHERMPWYHSSLTREEAERKLYSGSQTDGKFLLRPRKEQGTYALSLIYGKTVYHYLISQDKAGKYCIPEGTKFDTLWQLVEYLKLKADGLIYCLKDACPNTNASSEAAAPTLPAHPSTFTQAHRRIDTLNSDGYTPEPARLASSEKAQSMPMDTSVYESPYSDPEELKDKKLFLKRENLLMADIELGCGNFGSVRQGVYRMRKKQIDVAIKVLKHSTEKTDKDEMMREAQIMHQLDNPYIVRLIGVCQAEALMLVMEMAGGGPLHKFLLGKKEEIPISNVAELLHQVSMGMKYLEEKNFVHRDLAARNVLLVNRHYAKISDFGLSKALGADDSYYTARSAGKWPLKWYAPECFNFRKFSSRSDVWSYGVTMWEAFSYGQKPYKKMKGPEVIAFIEQGKRMECPLECPPEMYTLMKDCWIYKWEDRPDFQAVEQRMRAYYYSVASKAEDLPGCGKGVEASSV, from the exons atGCCGGACCCCGCGGCGCACCTGCCCTTCTTCTACGGCAGCATCTCGCGCGCCGAGGCCGAGGAGCACCTGAAGCTGGCGGGCATGGCCGACGGGCTCTTCCTGCTGCGCCAGTGCCTGCGCTCGCTGGGCGGCTACGTGCTCTCCCTCGTGCACAACGTGCGCTTCCACCACTTCCCCATCGAGCGCCAGCTCAACGGCACCTACGCCATCGCCGGCGGCAAGGCGCACTGCGGCCCCGCCGAGCTCTGCGAGTTCTACTCGCGCGACCCCGACGGGCTGCCCTGCAACCTGCGCAAGCCGTGCAACCGGCCGTCCGGGCTCGAGCCGCAGCCCGGGGTCTTCGACTGCCTGCGCGACGCCATGGTGCGCGACTACGTGCGCCAGACGTGGAAGCTGGAG GGCGAGGCCCTGGAGCAGGCCATCATCAGCCAGGCTCCCCAGGTGGAGAAGCTCATTGCCACGACAGCTCATGAGCGGATGCCCTGGTACCACAGCAGCCTGACACGCGAGGAGGCAGAGCGCAAACTCTATTCGGGCTCGCAGACCGACGGCAAGTTCCT GTTGAGGCCCCGGAAGGAGCAGGGCACGTATGCACTGTCCCTGATCTATGGGAAAACAGTGTACCACTACCTCATCAGCCAGGACAAGGCAGGCAAATACTGTATTCCTGAGGGGACCAAGTTTGACACGCTCTGGCAG CTGGTAGAGTACCTGAAGCTAAAGGCAGATGGGCTCATCTACTGCCTGAAGGACGCTTGCCCCAACACCAACGCCAGCTCAG AGGCTGCTGCTCCCACACTTCCAGCCCACCCATCCACGTTCACCCAA GCTCACAGGCGGATTGACACCCTCAACTCAGATGGATACACCCCTGAACCAG CACGCCTAGCATCCTCAGAGAAAGCACAGTCAATGCCCATGGACACGAGTGTGTATGAGAGCCCCTACAGCGATCCTGAGGAGCTCAAGGACAAGAAGCTCTTCCTGAAGCGTGAGAACCTCCTCATGGCTGACATAGAACTCGGCTGTGGCAACTTTGGCTCAGTACGCCAGGGCGTCTACCGCATGCGCAA GAAGCAGATTGATGTGGCCATCAAGGTGCTGAAGCATAGCACGGAGAAGACAGACAAGGATGAGATGATGCGTGAGGCACAGATCATGCACCAGCTGGACAACCCCTACATTGTGCGGCTCATCGGTGTCTGCCAGGCCGAGGCCCTCATGCTCGTCATGGAGATGGCGGGCGGTGGGCCCCTGCACAAGTTCCTGCTTGGGAAGAA GGAGGAGATCCCTATCAGCAATGTGGCAGAGCTGCTGCACCAGGTGTCCATGGGGATGAAGTACCTGGAGGAGAAAAACTTTGTGCACCGTGACCTGGCGGCCCGCAATGTCCTGCTAGTCAACCGGCACTACGCCAAGATCAGTGACTTTGGTCTCTCCAAGGCACTGGGTGCCGACGACAGCTATTACACT GCCCGCTCAGCGGGGAAGTGGCCACTCAAGTGGTATGCGCCCGAGTGCTTCAACTTCCGCAAGTTCTCCAGCCGCAGTGATGTCTGGAGCTACGGGGTCACCATGTGGGAGGCCTTCTCCTATGGCCAGAAGCCCTAcaag AAGATGAAGGGCCCTGAGGTCATAGCCTTCATTGAGCAGGGCAAGAGGATGGAGTGCCCCCTAGAGTGTCCACCTGAAATGTACACACTCATGAAGGACTGTTGGATCTACAA GTGGGAGGACCGTCCAGACTTCCAAGCTGTGGAGCAGCGCATGCGGGCCTACTATTATAGCGTGGCAAGCAAGGCTGAGGACCTCCCGGGGTGTGGAAAGGGGGTTGAAGCTTCTTCTGTCTGA